ATTaagttttatctatttttattgctttaactACTAGGAAGATGCAAACATGACAAGGCTCTTTCTCTTGGTTTTACATGATCTGAACACTCCAAATGCAAAAATGATTTGGCAACTAACATCTTACTGGTAAGAAAAGAGTTCATGAATTCTTTTTATATCATTATTAAATCTAAAGTGATCTAAGTTTAATAATGACAGAATATCATATTATAAAAGAATGAGGTTGTTTATCCATAAAATATActcacaatgtttttttttgtctttttggttggttgttgttcTTACCATTGTTTTTAACACAAAGGTCTCAGTCTGAGCAAGAAGGATGTCAGCGGAAGCTGACCAAATTCTCAGTTTCCCAAACCAATTTCTAGAAACTTCCCAaattattaaagcaaaataatttcttcatcaTCTTTAATGTGTAAATTCCCAAGGGACACACTGCTCATGAGAATTTTGTAAACAAATGGGAAAGGATATCTTAAATTTATGCTCctgacacttttctttttatgacatCTGTTTGGGTCAGTGATCAAAATTTAAGATGCCCTCTATGTTCTGGGCAGAGAATGATCTGGTCTACAGACGAGCTCATGTGGGAAGGTCTTCAGCCATGAGCAGTGGGAGGGATGAATGGACAGACCTttggcttctttccttcttctgtgtttcaggaCATCCCTGGTCACATCCGTGATTTTCGGTCTGCTTCTGCAGCCACCACTGGCACAGCTTTCCATCATCACACAGCCAAACTTTGTCCTGTTGATGGCTGATGATCTTGGCATAGGGGATATAGGTTGCTATGGGAATGATACTATCAGGTAAGGAAACAGACTGTAATAATGAACAGACCTGGTGTTATTTCCTGTAAGCCTGCGATCCTCTGCCCATCATCAACCATTAGAGCTCTCTTCAGATTTGTTTACTGGAGAACTGGGGAGATTTCCTGAGGGGGTCACTATGTAAATATAAAGCACTACCAGGATTATCTCACACACTAGAGGGCATTTCCAGGGCCAACTCTGCTATCCAGAGCTGTTCCACTCCGGAAATATGTGAATAGTTCTTGTGTATTCCTTCCAAAACTGAGAAATGCAATGCTCTTGCACATACCTGAAGATAGAAATGCTGTTTCCTCTTTCAATGTATCAGGCCTCATTACCTCATTCAACTCTTTTGCCATTCTTTCCAAGTCtcacataaaaatacagttttaatcaCTGTGATGAGCTATGTTACTGGGAAATACTTCTGTATACAGACCCGAGGACATAGAACTTGTCtactctttaaaaattatgcCACATTAATGCCTGCTGGCTTCCTACCAGCTTGTcatttctctgcaaaaaaaaacagacttggTGGGAGCACTCACCTCATCCAGCAAAGATCTCAGAATCTCACCCTGCTGGCACCAACTGGCAAGTTTCAGATAGGTGGGTTATGAGGCTCTGCATGGCTCAGCCTTCAAGATAACATCATCCCCAAGGCATGAGTTCTCTTCTTCAAGAGCAGTGGGATGCATTTTGCCAAGACACTTCATGGGACTTAGGAAATAAGAGGGAATGATTGGGTTGAAATTTATCCAGGTAGCTATTgttaaatgaaaagacaaaaaaaaatcatcccccttcttgaaaataaataaaagaaatcaaaataattcaaatagaATAAACTTCCAAAAATGAAGATAAGTGTACTATTCCTCATTCTCATTCCCTTGAAGGCCCTCTGAATAATACCTAACAGTGTTGGTTGCATTTTTAGGACACCGAACATCGATCGCCTAGCAAAGGAAGGAGTGAAACTGACCCAACACATCGCTGCAGCTCCACTGTGCACCccaagcagagcagctttcctCACTGGCCGATATCCCCTCCGATCAGGTTTGCCTTGCACAGCCAAGTGGCCTTTAAACATTGCTTTATTGCTGAAGGGAAGAGTGTCATACAGTGGGCACAAAGGAATGAAGGCGTGCAGAGATGAAGTGCCGTAGACTTACCGTCGCTCACTAAGGACACAAAAGACTCACCAGCTAGGTCTAGTACCTTGGAGACTGCATCTATATTTATGGCATACAATGAACCAGCCCGGAGGGAAGTAAGGCAGAGAAgaaccagctctgcagagcagctcgcTCCCCACCAGCTAGTAACTCTGGTTGCATTTTGATGCTGTATTGCACAGCTTGCAGCCAGAATGGAGTTGGTACAAATTGTTTCGTTCAAATAAGTCATTACACAGAATATGAAAAGTAACACATCTTTAAAACACTGGTTACATTTAACTTCGGTTTTGGGGGACTCCTCATCAGACATAAGAAATAACAGAGCATTTCAGGGGACAGAATAGATCTATGCAGATTTGTGTCCATTTCCTCCAGTCTGCATGCAGAGTGAGTCATTTACAGGTCAGCTTTGTAAACCTATAAATCAAAATTCATCTGTCCTACAAAATAACAGTTTGACAGCtatattatttttcccagtactgtttttgaagaaaaaatactatcCTGTCAAAATGCATTCCTGAGTTGAAGAGGTATGAAAAGCAAATAGCTCTGTACATTTCTAACAGTGACTCTAATGCTTGTTCTATTGCAAAAATCTTCAGTGCCTTCACTCCTGAGGCATTTTGAAGCTGACATGTCATCCTACTTTCATCCTGACAGCTCCCACTGAGATAGCTGAAAAATGCTCATGAACTTGTATAGACTCTGTGTCCCCCTGTAACAGCAGGGCTGTTCAACACTTCCAAGACATTTCATACTTCACATTACATTATATATGATGAGGTTATGCCAGCATATAATGCTGAATAACAGGGTGTAAACCTGAGGAGAAGACTAGGGTGCTATATAGCTTCTCTGTGGTTTTCAGCAGTTGTATACAAGCCCTGCCACCAGGCAGGGACATTGTGAGTTTGCAGGCAGCCTTATGCAAGCTGGAGTTTGAGGCTGAGAGAGGGCTGAaatctccctgccctgctccctgccctcaccAACACAGCAGCCCAGTATACTGCATGCAGCCTGGATGCCACTGCAACATAGAAATGCATCTTTATGACTGTGCTATTCCAGATAAAATGGTGCAGTATGAAGTGCAAAGAAGGATAGGTAATATGCAATGGAGagatttaaatcttttaaatctcATCCTTGTACACTGTCCAAGATTCATTTCCCTAAACAAACAGCATTAGGATAAACATTTGACACTGTAATATCAATGAAACCAGGAAACAAGGAAGTATATTCGATAAGACTACCAGTTGTACTTACTgagattttattatattttgtagGAATGGATGCAATAAACAATTATCGCGTTATTTTTTGGAATGGTTGCTCAGGAGGGCTCCCTCCAAATGAAACCACTTTTGCCAAAATTCTACAGCAACAAGGCTACAGCACAGGACTCATAGGTATGGAGATGTTCCTGAAGATGTTCCATTCAGACCATTTGGTTTGGTTAGCAACTGCTTATATCACAattgtgatatttttatttcctgatacAAGAATATTATGTAAGAAGAAGTCCTGACCAAAAAGAATCTctcttaaaagaacaaatatgtgataaaaaataatctttactGTTGGCCTGCTTTCAAACACATTGACCTGTGGTTTTTAAAAGATATACTGGAAAATatgttgttaaaaatattccttaaataCTATTCTACCACTTATATGATAATTATTCCAGTGCTATTAAATAAGAAACATATAAATGAGTTTCATGAAAAGATGCATGTGCATGTTTtggaaagagcagagcagacaacTTGTAGAAAAGAGAACAACTGCTACTTAAAGCAATAGGATCAGTTCAAAATGTCACAGGATTTGgtcttccaaaaacaaacaaaataattatttcttctttaagtaCAGCATGCCACTGTAGTTCACCAATATTTCAGTACAGCCCATGAAATATTACCTCCTTCAGCATTAATAAGAATTccattttactttatattttacaggacttttttttattacagttgtAAAATTTTTGTCATGATCCagtttcagatatttatttatcttagaTATGTCACATAGTTTCACAGACTGAGGAAATACAAATGTTCCCGAGCTGAGTCATGAAGCAAGAAATCTTACGCAGCACATGCCCACATCACCACAGCTGAATAGCCACTAAATTGATTCACCAAAGTGgtttgtgtttggtttgttCTGAGCACAGCCAGTGCGACTGCAAAGTTAAGTCCTACTAATAAACTGTGGCTTGATGTGATAAGCAGACTTTATGTTGGGAAATGCTTTACAAAGTCTTTGTAGTCAGAAATACAGCATTGTATAACAGGGTCTCAAAGATTAATTTATCATAATCAGACAATTTATTATCTATGGTATTGAGTCGTTTGCAGCATGTCAGAAGCCTTTATTGACCTCAGCTAGAGATTTAGGTGTTGAAGTGCATCTGAAGTCCAAGAATACATTAACTGCACCTCTATTTATGACCAATACATTTGTATGTTTATTACAAACCTGTCTCATTTTATAGCTGGCTCTAAATATATTATGAGGTAAACTGAATTttagctgaaaataatttatccaCCaataatataattttgtatttacatcCAAAAAGTAGCATTTCCCCCTCCAAAGTAGATTTTTCTGCTCCTATTGTAATGCATTGCAATTCTTTTGAAATCTACTCAGGGGTCACTGTTAGTATATGTATTAGTAACATAGTGAGCCAATTGCTTAGGATAATATGTTTTTGTCAGTGCGCAGTTCTTTACTCCACAATAAGAACTAGTTGCAAATTAGTTTTCAGGTAAAATTCTAAGAGTTCACTTTGATCTATAAATCTGGTATCCAAGGCCTACATTACATCAGAGGttgtaaaaattaattaaactgcccctgagagaaagaaaaaaaaaaaaaaaaaaaaaaagtagattctGGTCACTTGATTCACATATCTGTAAGCCTCAGTGCTTGAGCCAAATGAAACAACTTGTTCTTTTTCCGTGTAAGTGCCTAACCAGTCTGGATGAATAGACTTAAGAGGGAGGAAACGCATGATTTTGATGTGCCATTCATCATAATAATGGACATATGTTCataataaagaacaaatgttATTGCAATTGCAAACAGCCATGAGGTGTTCCTTTTGATATATGAAgacttcattattaaaaaaaaaaaaaaggctttgacGATTTAAAACTtgattaaatacaaataaatggtaacaaaatgtttataaaacaaagctttctattctcacccaatataTGGAGATACTATTATCAGCAAAGTTACTTACATATGTACAATTTCATAATAAATCTTGATCTCCTGAGCTCAAGTTCTTCTGAATCTGATGGTTTGCCTGGCAAACTCACTGTTGAGATGCAAGCTGTTTAATTACACTGTCCGTGGCTGTGACCAACACATCACTGAGTGTTGCCATAGGACTGCCATTAAGCCATCCaaaactttccagaaaaaaaagattccatAGCATCTTAAAGGTAAAGAGACAACAAAATAGTGTTATTTTTACCCGTGCTTACAAAACGACTCCTTCCTCCTATTTCATACCTGACAGGTCTCCAGGAAAGCCATACATTTTGCAAAGTTCTGAAAACCCGAGGTCTTCCCTATTTCTTGTTCCCTTTATAGTCCAGACTTTGTTGCATTTGATCAAAGCTACAAGGCATGAATATGTATACAGAGCACCCTAACTGGGTGGTGGAAATAACTCTGGTGGAAATTTATAAATTGTAGTGGTTAACTTTCATCAGTTATAAGATATACCCCATTTTATCAGTACCTACTTGGTATGTATCTGTAGGatgaagaagcaggaaaagaaaacattttttgagaaatgtttttaatgagaaaaagttcatttttaaatattaactctatattttaataatgcatatttttagGGAAGTGGCATCAAGGTGTTAACTGTGAATCCCGCAATGACCATTGTCATCACCCTTTGAACCATgggtttgattatttttatggGATGCCTTTTACGCTAATAAGTGACTGCCAAACAACAGAAGCACCAGAGATGGACAGagtcttcagaagaaaactctGGCTTTACACTCAGATGATTTGCCTTTTTACATTCACTGCTGCCCTAGGGAGAATCACCGGCTTGATTCCAGTCCACTGGAAAACACTGACCTGCCTTGCTGGGTTTAGTCTCCTGTTCTTTGTGTCCTGGTTCTCAAGCTACGGATTTGTGAGATACTGGAACTGCATTATGATGAGAAACCATGAAATTACTGAGCAGCCAATGGTGACAGAAAGGACTACATCCCTTATCTTGAGAGAGTCCATTGCATTTATTGAAAGGTAAAGTACATTTCCTTTGATCACATTTATTCTGGTTCTTGCATATCTTTCAACAGCTTTTTCCCATGTGAAGTCTTTgtagaatcataggatcacagaatggtttgggttggaagggacttaaatcccatctagttccaaccccctgccatgggcagggacacctcccactagaccaggttgctcaaagccccatccaacccgtccttgaacacttccagtgatggggcatccacagcttctctgggcaaactgtaATATCTGTAACTGtaaagaagaatataaatattattatgcCTATTAAATACTAATAATGCTACTAATGACAGTACAGTATTAAACCATAAATTAACTGCCACTTAAAGACATCTGTTATTCATAGCTTCATTGAAGTGGATAACCTTTCCAAATTTCCACATGTTGGATTGAATGTTTATAGGCTATTTTGAGGAAATGCATATTTctatgcctgtcagtgttcaagaggcattgGATAATGCCCTTAATAACATGActtaacttttggttagccctaaAGTGGTTGGGCAGTTGGACTTGTTCATCattgtaggtcccttccaaccaaactctcctctcctctcctctcctcccccctctcccctcctctcccctccgcTCCTCTTCCATTTTGTGAGTTCAACAGTGAATCTTTAAAGGATAACAACAGCTTGTggcagaaatgtgtgtgtgggcaggggaaagagaagaagatCTGTGAATTAACCTTATTGTATGGACTGACATGTGGGGAGCCACTGACAGGCAATGaacttgctgtttttattttagtagcaTGGTGATGGTTTACAATAGCTGAAAGTGGAGTTTCAATGTGAAAATTGTCTATGTAtgattcagagaaaaaagagaacGAAACATTATTTTATCAGACAGACCCTAATCACTGGATTTCAATACCTTACAAAGTAAGATGTTTCTGAAGTGGTTGCTGAAATATGTATGCAAAGCATAATACCATTTTCCATTATTCTTGACCTCTGTATGTATTGAGAACCCTCCTCCTAGTAACAAAgcattgatttctgttttttagaaATAAGCACAAGCcattcctcctctttctttcctttttacacTCCCACACCCCTCTCCTCACCACAGAGAAGTTTCTTGGGAAGAGCAGCCATGGTTTGTATGGAGACAACGTAGAGGAGATGGACTGGATGGTGGGTAAGTGGCCATAGCAAATAACAGTGTCTCTCTAGCTAATGCCTAGGTGTgaatatgtaataaaaatgcagttgttATTTGTTcaaaaaacagggaagaaaattaaaagcaagaaggaaaaaaagtcctaaCATCAGCCTTGTATGAGCACTATTGGTTTACTCtgttggctttttattttctccagttttgGACCAAGTGAATCTGTTTCTTTGTCTAGTGTTTACCAGTTTTAACCATGTCCCCTTGGCTGCTCTAAAGATAAccagctgcttctcttcctaAATACTACATAAACTAAGAACTATTTAACTTTCTATAATTATTCCAGATCATGTAATTTCACCCTCTTCTGTTCATGTCTTATCTGTTTCTAAGCAGGACACACAAGATGATGATAAAACTGATAAGCAAAGTAGTTCCAGGTGTAAACCAGCAGGCTATTTTTCTGTGACTGATGAATTCTGCAGagtactgaatatttttcagtccACTCACTAATCCAGAAATGTTCATAAATGTTAATTGATGTttccagaaattaaatacaagtaatttttcaacctgtttttttcaaggagaaggagaatatttttttgttatccAGCCATGCAGTAGGAAAAGTAGTTACATTTGTAAAAGGAATAAGAATCAGGTGTATATATACAGAAAGAACTGTTTTTCATACCtatctttcaaacattttcacaCTGCATATATACTTAAAAAGTCAGAATCAGatcaagaaaaaagatttacaTAGTTAATATATGTTAAATGCAACCAGTAACTTGATGTAAATACTAGCAAAGGTCTAGAAAATTATAGGATAAACATataagacattttttctcatttttctctgtggcCATCACTTGTGCAGAATCTTACTTTCTGGGAATCTTGGATCAagatttctttccatatttttataGCACACCACTTCTGTCCTTTACAATAGAGGCTAGAGGCTTCTGGTGTAGTTCTTGCACTCTTttcttataataataataaggggGCTAGAGcatgtcatttttttgtgtgcttttataGACAGTGAAATGACATCTATACATCTCAGTGCTGCATAACTCTTCCTTTAAACACTGAGTAGAcctacattttttaatgtttgcaaGTCAGATGGTAAAATCTATATTGTGTGAGCTAcgtttttgatttttttaatgcacatatATTCCTGTGTTTACAGGACAGGTTCTAGATGCTATTGACAAGGAAGGCTTGAAAAGTACTACACTGGTTTACTTTGCCTCTGATCATGGTGGTTGGCTGGAAAGACAAGAAGACAAAAGGCAGCTGGGTGGTTGGAATGGAATATACAGAGGTAAGAGCTGTCAGGGGTGGTGAAAACCCAGCAACAACTAGCAAATTACTCAGA
This genomic window from Cygnus olor isolate bCygOlo1 chromosome 1, bCygOlo1.pri.v2, whole genome shotgun sequence contains:
- the LOC121058572 gene encoding arylsulfatase D-like isoform X3 — protein: MTRLFLLVLHDLNTPNAKMIWQLTSYWTSLVTSVIFGLLLQPPLAQLSIITQPNFVLLMADDLGIGDIGCYGNDTIRTPNIDRLAKEGVKLTQHIAAAPLCTPSRAAFLTGRYPLRSGMDAINNYRVIFWNGCSGGLPPNETTFAKILQQQGYSTGLIGKWHQGVNCESRNDHCHHPLNHGFDYFYGMPFTLISDCQTTEAPEMDRVFRRKLWLYTQMICLFTFTAALGRITGLIPVHWKTLTCLAGFSLLFFVSWFSSYGFVRYWNCIMMRNHEITEQPMVTERTTSLILRESIAFIERNKHKPFLLFLSFLHSHTPLLTTEKFLGKSSHGLYGDNVEEMDWMVGQVLDAIDKEGLKSTTLVYFASDHGGWLERQEDKRQLGGWNGIYRGGKAMGGWEGGIRVPGILRWPGVLPAGTVINEPTSLMDIYPTVTHLAGGVVPQDRVIDGRDLMPLLQGRVEHSEHEFLFHYCGIHLHAVRWYQKDSGAIWKAHYVTPNFHPLGAGACYDRGFCPCFGEGVTHHEPPLLFDLSRDPSEAKPLSADTEPLFDAVIEQTGRAIEEHRRTLTPVPQQLSLYNVVWKPWLQPCCGTFPFCWCDKEGDSELDDL
- the LOC121058572 gene encoding arylsulfatase D-like isoform X2, which codes for MCRGDLVITAGAQGGYKVKICTPFLFPQAKNCCFDLNTPNAKMIWQLTSYWTSLVTSVIFGLLLQPPLAQLSIITQPNFVLLMADDLGIGDIGCYGNDTIRTPNIDRLAKEGVKLTQHIAAAPLCTPSRAAFLTGRYPLRSGMDAINNYRVIFWNGCSGGLPPNETTFAKILQQQGYSTGLIGKWHQGVNCESRNDHCHHPLNHGFDYFYGMPFTLISDCQTTEAPEMDRVFRRKLWLYTQMICLFTFTAALGRITGLIPVHWKTLTCLAGFSLLFFVSWFSSYGFVRYWNCIMMRNHEITEQPMVTERTTSLILRESIAFIERNKHKPFLLFLSFLHSHTPLLTTEKFLGKSSHGLYGDNVEEMDWMVGQVLDAIDKEGLKSTTLVYFASDHGGWLERQEDKRQLGGWNGIYRGGKAMGGWEGGIRVPGILRWPGVLPAGTVINEPTSLMDIYPTVTHLAGGVVPQDRVIDGRDLMPLLQGRVEHSEHEFLFHYCGIHLHAVRWYQKDSGAIWKAHYVTPNFHPLGAGACYDRGFCPCFGEGVTHHEPPLLFDLSRDPSEAKPLSADTEPLFDAVIEQTGRAIEEHRRTLTPVPQQLSLYNVVWKPWLQPCCGTFPFCWCDKEGDSTQNL
- the LOC121058572 gene encoding arylsulfatase D-like isoform X1 — protein: MCRGDLVITAGAQGGYKVKICTPFLFPQAKNCCFDLNTPNAKMIWQLTSYWTSLVTSVIFGLLLQPPLAQLSIITQPNFVLLMADDLGIGDIGCYGNDTIRTPNIDRLAKEGVKLTQHIAAAPLCTPSRAAFLTGRYPLRSGMDAINNYRVIFWNGCSGGLPPNETTFAKILQQQGYSTGLIGKWHQGVNCESRNDHCHHPLNHGFDYFYGMPFTLISDCQTTEAPEMDRVFRRKLWLYTQMICLFTFTAALGRITGLIPVHWKTLTCLAGFSLLFFVSWFSSYGFVRYWNCIMMRNHEITEQPMVTERTTSLILRESIAFIERNKHKPFLLFLSFLHSHTPLLTTEKFLGKSSHGLYGDNVEEMDWMVGQVLDAIDKEGLKSTTLVYFASDHGGWLERQEDKRQLGGWNGIYRGGKAMGGWEGGIRVPGILRWPGVLPAGTVINEPTSLMDIYPTVTHLAGGVVPQDRVIDGRDLMPLLQGRVEHSEHEFLFHYCGIHLHAVRWYQKDSGAIWKAHYVTPNFHPLGAGACYDRGFCPCFGEGVTHHEPPLLFDLSRDPSEAKPLSADTEPLFDAVIEQTGRAIEEHRRTLTPVPQQLSLYNVVWKPWLQPCCGTFPFCWCDKEGDSELDDL
- the LOC121058572 gene encoding arylsulfatase H-like isoform X4 yields the protein MCRGDLVITAGAQGGYKVKICTPFLFPQAKNCCFDLNTPNAKMIWQLTSYWTSLVTSVIFGLLLQPPLAQLSIITQPNFVLLMADDLGIGDIGCYGNDTIRTPNIDRLAKEGVKLTQHIAAAPLCTPSRAAFLTGRYPLRSGMDAINNYRVIFWNGCSGGLPPNETTFAKILQQQGYSTGLIGRITGLIPVHWKTLTCLAGFSLLFFVSWFSSYGFVRYWNCIMMRNHEITEQPMVTERTTSLILRESIAFIERNKHKPFLLFLSFLHSHTPLLTTEKFLGKSSHGLYGDNVEEMDWMVGQVLDAIDKEGLKSTTLVYFASDHGGWLERQEDKRQLGGWNGIYRGGKAMGGWEGGIRVPGILRWPGVLPAGTVINEPTSLMDIYPTVTHLAGGVVPQDRVIDGRDLMPLLQGRVEHSEHEFLFHYCGIHLHAVRWYQKDSGAIWKAHYVTPNFHPLGAGACYDRGFCPCFGEGVTHHEPPLLFDLSRDPSEAKPLSADTEPLFDAVIEQTGRAIEEHRRTLTPVPQQLSLYNVVWKPWLQPCCGTFPFCWCDKEGDSELDDL